In Vicia villosa cultivar HV-30 ecotype Madison, WI linkage group LG7, Vvil1.0, whole genome shotgun sequence, the DNA window TCTCCTTTTTTCCTTCAGGATGAAAGATATAGTCACGCTGTTAGAAATATGGAATTCGACCGACAACTTGGCCCTTACAATCTTAGCCATTGTGAAGATTGGAAGCGATTATCTAATTTCATTACAAAGAGCATCATCAATAGGCTTGGTATGTTATTTGCTTAAGTGAGGTGTCTTTTGTATTAATTTGTTTCTTGACGTTGTATAATTGTATTCTTGTTAATTTATGAACAGAGCCCTACGGAGGAGAAATCAGTGTTGAATGTGAAAATGATGTGTTCAGAAACACTCATAAAACTCCAATGGAGGAAGCACTAGACAAGAAGCTGAATATTGGTAATTCTGGAACATCTGTTGGCAAGTTCCAGAGAAAAGGGTGTTATTATACTTCGATTCCACGTGTTGTAAAATGCAAAGGGATTAGTGGGCAGGAACTTACTTCTCTGAATCTTGACAAGGTAGGCATACACATACACCCAAATATTTGGTTTGAAAAAGTCACCGTGCTAAAATCAGTAATCTTACCTTATAGTTTGTGTCTGTTTGTATTGACTAATTAGAGCTTATGGACTGACATAAGCACTTGTCAGACTGCTTGAGATAGCTTAtagaaacaacttatgacatgttCATAAGCTGTTTTCAGATTATTTTCATAAGCTCTCTAGGATAGCTTATTAAAACACCTTATAGTTTATatgacttattttattttatcttttgttaaaGAAATAACTCATATATAAGCACTTATATAATAAGTGCTTATGGTATAAGTGGTTGTTGAAACTGTTGCTTTTTGCTGATTTTCgcgcacatgttttatgtttgccTTCTAAGACACATTTGCTAGAAACTCTACTGGCATCAAGTTATGGAGGTTCTGAAGACTTGCTCCTTGGAGAACTGCAGTTTGCATTTATTGCCTTTTTGGTATGGTAGAGAAAACACGGTTTCTTTCTATATATGTTAGTCTTGTTAAATCCATTCTAATATTTTGCGATGTTGCAGATGGGTCAGTCACTAGAAGCATTTTTCCAGTGGAAATCATTGGTTAGCCTTCTGTTTGGTTGCACGGAAGCAGTAAGTATACCTTCTCAGTCATTTTGTGGTTTCATGACATTCGCTTACATTAATGATTACTTGCGTTTTCATCTGTAATTTGTTAGACTATGGCCATGTAGCACCGACACCTTTGAAAAAAAAGTGTGTCCGTGTCTGTGTCGGACATCTGCACCTACACTTGTAATTAcgtttaattcatttattttttcaaattattaccggtGTCGACGTGTTAATGTCGGGTCATGTTCAGGGTGTATGTGCTTCATAGAACTATGGTTTTGTCTTTCAACTTGGATGAGTCAGTTTTCTAAGTTCTTCCTTTTAATTTGAATCCGCGGATTGTGGTCTTCCATTTGCCTTTGCATCACTTGAGTAGTCGTCATATTTTTAAGATTTGTGTTTCAAGACAGTCGGTAGATTTGTAGATGATAAGATGCATCATTATCTTTCCTTTTATGTGGAGTTCTGCAATATATTTTTCATATGAACAATTTTTACTTCTTAGGACATTTTATGTTGGTAGGGCTTAGGTTATATGATTGCATATGGATACAAGGAAGTTATTGATTATGGTAAGACAAATGATATTTGATTACTTAGGTTCAAATCAGCTTTGAAGTTACCCTATTTCATAGATGCatattttgttattatatttgcATGACTTTATGTATTCTTGTGCAGCCTTTCCACACACGAACTCGGCTATTTACCAAGGTAAACTTTAACAATGTTTTtactgtttctttcttttagcTCCTAACAGTGGCATGGTTTGCTTTCAATTCATGCTTCATCGTAATAATAATTGTGAATATAGTCTGGGAACAAAAAGTAGCAGAATCCAGATTTAAGAGAATAAGCCACAATCTTACGTGGAATGCCAAATTATTCATCAATTTCCTTTTTGTGTCACAAAACTCATAGTAAATATTGTGGATTATTGTAGTTCATAAAAGTCATCTATTATCAACTAAAATACGGACTACAGAAAGATCGCAAGGATGATACAGGACCACCATTGTTGGATGATTCTTGGCTTTCTACTGATAGCTTTTTGCACCATCTCTGTAAGGTATTTATGAATTCGATATTCAAATGCATAATTTTGATCTATTATCTAGCTTCCtgatttaaattaaatagatTGGCACCTAACTCGATCAGTTATGGATTTCAAGATAATGAAAAGGACAGTTCATATTTTGAGTACTTTGGCTAGTTGctcaaagttttgttttggaactAATGCTTGTTGTTTTGGAGTTGCAGGATTTCTTTTCATTGATGCTAGATGGGTCAGTTGTTGATGGAGATCTATTAAAATGGGTATGAGCTATGGTTCTAGGTCTTTATTTTGCTATAATGTTTATAAATATTCTATTTTGTTTTCAAATTACATGACTCTGTATTGCAAAACTACTCGTTTTTTTACATTTgttaaattttcatattttttaatgaaatCTTCATTTCATTGCAGACAAGGAAATTTAAGGATCTATTAGAGAGCAATCTAGGATGGGAGTTTCAGCAGAGCAGTGCCGTTGATGGTTTGTATTTTGATGAGAATGATGAGGTCAGTCAAGTTACTTCCTCGTCACTAATCTATGATCATTTATACTTTGTATGTCTcaattttgttgttcattttgcagTTTGCTCCTGTAGTGGAGATCTTAGATGATGAAGCTCAATAACATAATCTCTTGGTTATAAAAGGGTGTTTCTAGGCTTTGAGTATGATGCCACTCTGCATAACCTTTAGGCACAACTTAGTGTGAAACACAAATCCTTAACTCATTGTACAATACAACATATGTAAAAATCCATGTTAGCAAAAACTGTACAAGGAGTGGAATGGAAGATCACTTTACAATATGATCTTTTGTTTGAGAAATGTTTTTGTAGTGATGTTAATTGATTTCAtttatttggtttttttaaatataaattttatagctaaaaaatatataatgttaAGGTTGAAAGTTTTAAGGGATTCTTGTAACCTGATGAGATCATTGTTTACGACATATGAAACTATTATCATTCTAGATATTTGTATGATGATATGCTTTGACTTTCAAAAAGTTTATGGCCTTTTTTGTTGTTCGTTCGTTGTTTCATTTTGTGCATTGCTTTAAATTTACCTAATTCATTTTTGCATGGTTTTAGTAAGAGTAAATTgtggattttttttgtttaataactaactattgaaaaaaaatacacaaataatCGTTTCGGTGAAAATTACGCAGACAACAATGTTTCAGAAAATGTTATAAAGAATGTGTCAAATGAGATGACGACACCTTTTAAATTTCTATGAAGGCGCCAAATGAGATGACTCATAGGCATTCAAGAGGTGTTGTCATCTCATTTGACGTCTCCTTAGAAATTTAAGAGGTGTCGTCATCTCATTTGACATCTCTTTTATAACATTTTCTAAAACATGGTTATTTGTGTAATTTTTACAAAAACGTagttatttgtatattttttttcaatagggttattaaaaaaaatttcctaAATGTGTCTgtactattatttatttatttgctggGCCCTTAGATGATTTTGTCAAACGAGTTGCATTATTTCTTAAACATTttcatacaaaaaatattttaaaaaaccatAGAtactaatattaatttaattaatacctattaaatcaaatatatactGTAAATTAgagttttagattttttttaggcacatttgatatttttttacgCCTATAATATATTATTACTAAAATTGTAGGATGAGTATTGAAATGTCGAAACCTCAAACTTTTCTTCAACATAacctattttcttaaaaaaacttGTCTGTAGAAAACACTTTTTTCCACGTGCATGACAATGTATGTCTCTATTTATTAGCTTATTTTTGTTGTATGGATACATCACACAAATATTTCTTAACTAAGCACTGACGTCattcaacatttttttatttaataatcaattttttaataaaattctcGTTCAAACTtcgtaatttaattattattttgtagACTTTCTCTTAAAAGTTTTATTCTCTTTATTAAATAATTGTTGATTCGAGTAGTAAGGAATTCATATATTTTAAGCACATTGCTCTCTGAGTTATATAGCAAAGAGAGTCAAAGTGAttctaaaatcataaaaataagttCAACATATTTGTGACAAATTGATTAGAATTGAATTTGTTGTTAAATcaattgattttaatttgaaattatgtTATGTACTATTTgataataaatatgaattttatatCTAGATATATTGTTTAATCCATTTTTatgtttaattaaaatcaatattttttgcttttaataaatttaaagtcAAGTTTCTTTTAACAAAAGAGGACCGAAGTCTAATAAAA includes these proteins:
- the LOC131620930 gene encoding uncharacterized protein LOC131620930 — its product is MDSQTALELVKNGATLLFLDVPQYTLVAIDTQMFSVGPAFKGIKMIPPGTHFVYYSSSTRDGKEFSPTIGFFIDVGSSEVIVRKWDQQEERLVKVSEEEDERYSHAVRNMEFDRQLGPYNLSHCEDWKRLSNFITKSIINRLEPYGGEISVECENDVFRNTHKTPMEEALDKKLNIGNSGTSVGKFQRKGCYYTSIPRVVKCKGISGQELTSLNLDKTHLLETLLASSYGGSEDLLLGELQFAFIAFLMGQSLEAFFQWKSLVSLLFGCTEAPFHTRTRLFTKFIKVIYYQLKYGLQKDRKDDTGPPLLDDSWLSTDSFLHHLCKDFFSLMLDGSVVDGDLLKWTRKFKDLLESNLGWEFQQSSAVDGLYFDENDEFAPVVEILDDEAQ